One window of the Candidatus Sulfotelmatobacter sp. genome contains the following:
- the asnB gene encoding asparagine synthase (glutamine-hydrolyzing), with protein MCGINGVFHYGSDTPADRALVERQALCMQHRGPDDWDVWCEGPVGLGHRRLAIVDLSPGGHQPMPNEDGSLWVTYNGELYGWPEIRAELASRGHRFRGLSDTEALLHLYEEQGTKLFPRLRGMFTFGLYDRPRRRILLGRDRFGIKPLYYHDDGKRLVFASELKALMLDPTVPREVDEQALADYLTFQYVPAPRSIFRAVKKLPAGHFLTCDASGVKVERYWALPAEPDRGHPLEFYRERLRDLLAEAVRLRMVADVPLGAFLSGGIDSSVVVALMSAASSKPVKTFSIGFEEQDFSELEHARVVAKHLGTDHHEQVVHPQALELLPRLVWALDEPFADPSMIPTFYVSEMARRHVTVALSGDGGDEAYAGYTTYGWAQQYARVDRVPQGLRRLVGYPARLLHPDHPLGRKLQRVALDPVGRHLDVMSYFPPRELQGVLSAGMRARLGGHDPYAAARAIHHAAAGQMGDLPALAYLDALTYMTDDVLVKVDRTSMQHSLEARVPLIDHHVMEFVARIPFEYKLRGGVTKWILRESVRDLLPASILARGKQGFGVPLEHWFGADFGRMAREVLYDSRARSRGWLDPAGVRAVVESPGMRDQRRVRQVWALVCLELWAQCYLDRPAAALDQPLDTRSSNARFLGTPTAA; from the coding sequence ATGTGCGGCATCAACGGCGTCTTCCACTACGGCTCCGACACCCCCGCCGATCGCGCGCTGGTCGAGCGGCAGGCGCTGTGCATGCAGCATCGCGGTCCGGATGACTGGGACGTGTGGTGCGAGGGACCGGTCGGACTGGGGCATCGCCGGCTCGCGATCGTCGATCTCTCGCCCGGCGGACATCAGCCGATGCCCAACGAGGACGGCTCTCTGTGGGTGACCTATAACGGCGAGCTCTACGGCTGGCCCGAGATCCGCGCCGAGCTGGCCTCGCGCGGCCACCGCTTCCGGGGTCTGAGCGACACCGAGGCGCTGCTCCATCTCTACGAGGAGCAGGGCACGAAGCTCTTCCCGCGCCTGCGCGGCATGTTCACCTTCGGGCTCTACGACCGGCCGCGGCGCCGGATCCTGCTCGGGCGCGATCGCTTCGGAATCAAGCCGCTCTACTACCACGACGACGGCAAGCGCCTGGTCTTCGCCTCCGAGCTGAAAGCGCTGATGCTCGACCCCACGGTGCCGCGGGAAGTTGACGAGCAGGCGCTGGCCGACTACCTCACGTTCCAATACGTGCCCGCGCCGCGCAGCATCTTCCGGGCGGTGAAGAAGCTGCCGGCCGGGCACTTCCTCACCTGTGACGCGAGCGGAGTGAAGGTCGAACGCTACTGGGCCCTTCCCGCCGAGCCCGATCGCGGGCATCCGCTCGAGTTCTATCGCGAGCGGTTGCGCGACCTGCTCGCCGAGGCGGTGCGCCTGCGGATGGTGGCCGACGTGCCGCTCGGCGCGTTCCTCTCGGGCGGCATCGATTCGAGCGTGGTGGTGGCACTGATGAGCGCCGCCAGCTCGAAACCCGTCAAGACGTTCAGCATCGGTTTCGAGGAGCAGGATTTCTCCGAACTCGAGCACGCCCGGGTGGTGGCGAAGCATCTCGGCACCGATCATCACGAGCAGGTGGTGCACCCGCAGGCGCTGGAATTGCTGCCACGGCTGGTGTGGGCGCTGGACGAGCCGTTCGCCGATCCTTCGATGATTCCGACCTTCTACGTGTCGGAGATGGCGCGCCGCCACGTCACGGTGGCTCTGTCGGGCGATGGTGGCGACGAAGCCTACGCGGGCTACACCACCTATGGCTGGGCGCAGCAGTACGCGCGCGTGGACCGCGTGCCGCAGGGGCTGCGCCGGCTGGTGGGCTACCCCGCGCGGCTGCTGCATCCCGATCACCCGCTCGGCCGCAAGCTGCAACGCGTGGCGCTCGACCCGGTGGGGCGCCATCTCGACGTGATGAGCTATTTTCCCCCGCGTGAACTGCAAGGCGTGCTGTCGGCGGGAATGCGCGCGCGGCTTGGCGGGCACGACCCCTATGCGGCGGCGCGGGCGATCCATCACGCCGCCGCAGGCCAGATGGGGGATCTGCCGGCGCTGGCCTATCTCGACGCGCTCACCTACATGACCGACGACGTGCTGGTGAAGGTGGACCGCACCTCGATGCAGCACTCGCTCGAGGCGCGCGTGCCCTTGATCGACCACCACGTGATGGAATTCGTGGCGCGCATCCCGTTCGAATACAAGCTGCGGGGCGGCGTGACCAAGTGGATCCTGCGCGAGAGCGTGCGCGACCTGCTCCCGGCCTCGATCCTCGCGCGCGGCAAGCAGGGCTTCGGCGTGCCGCTCGAGCACTGGTTTGGCGCCGACTTCGGGCGCATGGCGCGCGAGGTGCTCTACGACTCGCGCGCGCGCTCTCGCGGCTGGCTCGATCCCGCCGGGGTGCGCGCGGTGGTGGAGTCCCCCGGCATGCGCGATCAGCGCCGAGTGCGGCAGGTGTGGGCGCTCGTCTGTCTCGAGCTCTGGGCGCAGTGCTACCTCGATCGGCCGGCGGCGGCGCTCGACCAGCCGCTCGATACGCGCTCCTCGAACGCGCGTTTCCTGGGGACCCCGACCGCCGCATGA
- a CDS encoding glycosyltransferase family 4 protein, whose protein sequence is MNLGFLIGRFPPGVYGGAEIQAEQWARRLSDRHRIRVITRKNSASDSDRETRDGFVVIRHGVSGIPLLRTALDLRAIERSAAEEPRPDLLLCFQTFISGYAGVRVQKKLGIPAVVWVRGEDEYRLSRPRTRSISLPVWTAATGVLVQSEANRELLLEAVRRIRPAAEAQVAAKLAVVPNGIDLPAASAPESRGRILAVGRLIHDKGMDVVIDAVAGMQGLLTIAGDGPERASLEARARHHQLDVRFEGAVDRSRLERLYREASSVVLASRRGEGLPNVLLEAFAHSRAVVATPVDGVRDLVRDGVSGLLVPPGDPLALRDALARLAHERGLAERLGAEGRRTVEAYSWDRVRPQLEAALERWAGPAAGAERP, encoded by the coding sequence ATGAACCTGGGGTTCCTGATCGGGCGTTTTCCGCCCGGCGTCTATGGTGGCGCGGAAATCCAGGCCGAGCAGTGGGCCAGGCGGCTTTCCGATCGTCATCGAATTCGCGTGATCACGCGCAAGAATTCGGCCTCGGATTCCGACCGGGAAACGCGCGACGGCTTCGTGGTGATTCGCCATGGTGTCTCGGGGATACCGCTGCTCCGCACCGCGCTCGATCTGCGCGCCATCGAGCGCTCGGCGGCCGAGGAGCCACGCCCGGATCTCCTGCTCTGTTTCCAGACCTTTATCAGCGGCTATGCCGGCGTTCGCGTGCAGAAGAAGCTGGGCATCCCGGCAGTGGTGTGGGTGCGCGGTGAGGATGAGTACCGGTTGTCCCGGCCGAGGACGCGCAGCATCTCGCTCCCGGTATGGACCGCGGCGACTGGAGTGCTGGTGCAGAGCGAGGCCAATCGCGAGCTGCTGCTCGAGGCGGTTCGGCGCATCCGGCCCGCCGCCGAGGCGCAGGTGGCGGCCAAGCTGGCGGTGGTGCCGAACGGCATCGATTTGCCGGCGGCTTCGGCCCCGGAATCGCGCGGGCGCATTCTGGCGGTGGGGCGCCTGATCCACGACAAGGGCATGGACGTGGTGATCGATGCCGTGGCCGGCATGCAGGGACTGCTGACGATCGCGGGGGACGGCCCCGAACGAGCGTCGCTCGAGGCGCGAGCGCGGCACCACCAGCTCGACGTGCGATTCGAGGGCGCGGTGGATCGCTCGAGGCTCGAGCGTCTCTATCGGGAAGCGAGTTCTGTCGTGCTGGCTTCGCGGCGCGGTGAAGGACTGCCGAACGTGTTGCTCGAAGCCTTCGCCCATTCACGCGCCGTGGTGGCGACGCCGGTCGACGGCGTCCGCGATCTGGTGCGCGATGGCGTGAGCGGGTTGCTGGTGCCGCCGGGAGATCCACTCGCCCTCCGAGATGCGCTGGCGCGGCTCGCTCACGAGCGAGGGCTGGCCGAACGACTTGGCGCCGAGGGGCGGCGAACGGTCGAAGCGTATTCCTGGGATCGCGTCCGCCCGCAGCTCGAGGCCGCGCTCGAGCGATGGGCGGGTCCGGCCGCGGGCGCGGAGCGCCCATGA